In the genome of Streptomyces sp. SAI-127, the window CACGGAAGTCGGCGATGGTGACGATGCGCTCGGTGCCGCCGCGCAGGGCGATGGAGTCCTCCAGGGCGCCCTTCCCGGCCAGGTCGAACACCGCGTCCACGCCGTCGGGGGCGAGCGCCCGGACCCGCTCGACCAGACCCTCGCCGTAGAGGGTCGCGGTGGCGCCGAGCGAGGTGAGGTAGTCCTGGTTCGCGGGGCCGGCGGTGGCTATGACACGCGCTCCGCGGGCCGTGGCGAGCTGGACCGCCAGGGTGCCGACCGCTCCGGCCGCGCCGTGCATCAGTACGGTCTCCCCGGCGGCGACGCCCAGCAGGTCCAGGACCCGCTCGGCCGTCTCGCTCGCCACCGGCAGCGCGACCGCGTGCTGCCAGTCGAGGCCGGCGGGCTTGAGGGCCACGGTGGTGGCCAGCGCGTACTGGGCGTACGAGCCGGTGTCCGACCAGCCCAGCACCTCATCGCCCACCTTCACGTCCTGCACGCCCTCACCCAGGGCGTCCACCACGCCGGCGATCTCGGCACCGGGGACGGCGGGGAGCGGCGTGGGGAACGCGGCCTCCATCGCCCCGGAGCGGATCTTGCCGTCCAGCGCGTTCAGCCCGGCCGCCTTGACGCGGACGCGGATCTGCCCGGGGCCGGGCTGCGGGACCTCGATGTCCGCCTCGTGCAGCACGTCGGTGCCTCCGAAACGGTCGAACAGGATGGCTTTCATGACGACTCCTCTCGTGTCGCCACCCATTTAGGTGGCTGGACACATAATCAAGGTAACAGCAAACATGTGGCTAGCCAACTATTTGCTGTAATGGTTACGGAGAGAGGTGGTCGGGGATGGTCCGGGCCGGGGGGACGTGGCGGCGAGCCAACCCGGCCGGGGCTCATCGGATGTGCTTCGCCGGGTGTGCGCCCAGCCCGGGCAGCCAGCCCGTATGACGAAGTGGCCGACACAGGTGGTCAGGGAGCGCGCCCACAGCGATGAGCGGTGTGGCCAGGCGGCGCGGTTGCGGGAGGCGGTCCATCGCCACCGTCGCGCCCACGATCATGCGGATCGCGACTCCCACGCTGCCGATGATGTCGAACGTGGCGCGCAGGGTGTCGAGGACGGCAACGCGCAGCGCGAGCCGGTTGCGGCCGTCCGCCGGTTACCGTCCCCGCAGCAGGGCCGCCCCGAGCCGCGCCGCGGGGCCGTGGAGGAGAACTCAGGGGCGGGCGGCCGCCTCGGACTCCGCCCTGCGCGTCGGTGCGCCCAGTGCCCAGAACAGGACGCCGAGGAGCATGAACCCGAGCAGGGGGAGAGCCTCCGTGAGGAGGTACTTGACGCGTTCGTGGTGGCTCCAGCCGTCCGGCGCGTAGTCCGGGCCGAACCACCCGTCGCCGGCGCCCGGGGCGACCAACTGCACGCAGGCGAACAGGACGAGCACGGTCAGGACGATGCTGATGGCGAGGGGAGCGGGTGCCCTGTAGGGGCGCGGGACGTCCGGGGCCTTGCGGCGCAGTACCGCGAGCGCCGGGAAGATGCCCAGGTAGCTGACCAGGGTGGTGGAGACGGCCAGGCCAAGGACGGCGCCGAAGAGCTTCGCCGCGCTGCCGTTCGTGAGTTCGTGGGCCAGGACCAGGACGGCCGTGGAGACCAGCCCGCTGAGGACGTTGACGCGGACCGGGGTGCCGAAGCGGCTGGAGATGACGCCGAGGAAGCGCGGGGCCGCGCCGTCGTAGCCGGAGACGGCGAGGGCACGGTCGGAGCCCATCACCCAGGTCACGCCCGAGGACAGCACGGTGAGGATGAACAGGACCGCGGCCAGGTCCCCGAGCAGGCTCCCGGCGCCGCTGAGCGTGGC includes:
- a CDS encoding NADP-dependent oxidoreductase, with protein sequence MKAILFDRFGGTDVLHEADIEVPQPGPGQIRVRVKAAGLNALDGKIRSGAMEAAFPTPLPAVPGAEIAGVVDALGEGVQDVKVGDEVLGWSDTGSYAQYALATTVALKPAGLDWQHAVALPVASETAERVLDLLGVAAGETVLMHGAAGAVGTLAVQLATARGARVIATAGPANQDYLTSLGATATLYGEGLVERVRALAPDGVDAVFDLAGKGALEDSIALRGGTERIVTIADFRAHQLGITFSSGGRQRSAARLAALAQDAATGKLVTTVTVYPLTQAATAQQVSDAGHGRGKLVLTLD